One segment of Alistipes finegoldii DSM 17242 DNA contains the following:
- a CDS encoding DUF1896 family protein, which yields METPDEKWFRERLRHFLEVRHPPRQFHRAMIERRSRLAFESYTQSVELGATADSAVRAADKVLFRGLLFSKYDTVHLILATDFPAIPESQRKEVALRLTRICTPIFRAYNLNDDFAEHPEFRQLKEDLRTGIRNWIDENGVPGYHSPARKEKPLVPYSEQPRYPKHNKCK from the coding sequence ATGGAAACCCCCGATGAAAAATGGTTCCGGGAGCGACTGCGGCATTTCCTCGAAGTACGCCATCCTCCGCGTCAGTTCCACCGGGCGATGATCGAACGACGCAGCCGTCTGGCCTTTGAAAGCTACACACAAAGCGTTGAGTTGGGAGCGACTGCCGATTCGGCAGTCCGTGCCGCCGATAAGGTGCTGTTCCGGGGCCTGCTCTTCTCGAAGTATGACACCGTTCATCTGATCCTTGCGACGGACTTTCCGGCTATTCCCGAGAGCCAACGGAAGGAGGTCGCTCTGAGGCTCACCCGCATCTGCACTCCGATCTTCCGGGCGTACAACCTAAACGACGACTTCGCTGAACATCCGGAATTCCGGCAGCTCAAAGAGGACCTCCGTACCGGCATCCGCAACTGGATCGACGAGAACGGCGTGCCGGGCTATCACAGCCCGGCGCGCAAGGAAAAGCCACTTGTCCCATACTCGGAACAACCCCGATATCCAAAACACAACAAGTGTAAATAG
- a CDS encoding Fic family protein has translation MATISELLASSLAALKQVQQNGDCTVVKSSELSPTHLKRLLANHFLMPVIKGWYIVTDPRTETGDSTAWYASFWNFIRRYATERYGKEWCLSAEQSLAIYSGSTTVPRQVLIRSPKGSNNSLELLPPTSLFNLEAALPSRIDTDNPYRLNLYPLSEAIIAATPAIYRNDAMTMRTALSLIRDSSEILKILVDTGQTVRAGRVIGAFRNIGRKDIADEIAATMKRIGYDVREEDPFEQVIKVTVATSPYTTRLRLMWQQMRMEVLTDFTREKSNLSSSEYMERMEACYKLDAYHSLSIEGYRVTDELIQKVRSGAWTPDGEDADLRNALAARGYWQAFQQVKKSVAEILGGSNGATVIARDLATWHSEMFMPCVTAGIIKASDLVGYRSHQVYIRNSMHTPLNPEALRDAMTTLFELLSEEPDARVKAVLGHFVFTYIHPYMDGNGRVGRFLMNTMLASGGYDWVIIPVERCKEYMSALEQASVQGQIGPFTKFISSI, from the coding sequence ATGGCAACCATTTCAGAACTATTGGCTTCGTCGTTAGCGGCACTCAAGCAGGTACAACAGAACGGTGATTGTACCGTCGTCAAAAGCAGCGAACTATCACCCACGCATCTGAAAAGGCTGCTTGCGAACCACTTTCTGATGCCGGTCATCAAGGGATGGTACATCGTCACCGATCCCCGGACCGAGACGGGCGACAGCACGGCATGGTATGCTTCATTCTGGAACTTCATCCGACGCTATGCCACGGAGCGCTATGGTAAGGAGTGGTGCCTTTCGGCCGAACAATCGCTGGCGATTTACAGCGGCTCCACGACCGTTCCGAGGCAAGTGCTGATACGCTCCCCTAAGGGTAGCAACAACTCACTGGAGTTGTTGCCCCCTACCTCCTTGTTCAATCTGGAAGCCGCTCTGCCGTCGAGAATCGACACCGACAATCCCTACCGACTCAACCTTTATCCGCTCTCCGAGGCGATTATCGCAGCGACGCCTGCAATCTACAGGAACGACGCCATGACCATGCGCACAGCCCTTTCGCTCATACGTGACAGTTCCGAGATTCTTAAAATCCTCGTGGACACGGGGCAGACCGTTCGGGCAGGACGGGTCATCGGAGCATTTCGCAACATCGGCCGCAAGGATATCGCGGACGAAATTGCCGCAACGATGAAGCGTATCGGATATGACGTTAGAGAGGAAGATCCGTTTGAGCAAGTCATAAAAGTCACCGTCGCAACGTCGCCTTACACCACGCGACTAAGGCTTATGTGGCAGCAGATGCGCATGGAGGTCCTTACGGATTTCACACGCGAGAAAAGCAACCTTTCCTCCTCCGAATACATGGAGCGCATGGAGGCATGTTATAAACTGGATGCCTACCACTCTCTTTCGATCGAAGGCTATCGGGTCACCGACGAGTTGATCCAAAAGGTCCGCAGCGGTGCATGGACACCCGACGGAGAGGATGCCGACTTGCGAAACGCCCTCGCGGCACGGGGCTATTGGCAGGCTTTCCAGCAGGTAAAAAAGAGCGTCGCGGAAATTCTCGGCGGAAGCAACGGCGCGACTGTCATCGCCCGTGATCTTGCGACATGGCACAGCGAGATGTTCATGCCTTGTGTAACGGCTGGCATCATCAAGGCATCGGACCTTGTCGGATACCGCTCCCATCAGGTATATATCCGCAACTCCATGCACACGCCACTCAACCCAGAAGCACTCCGCGATGCCATGACGACGCTGTTCGAACTGCTCTCGGAAGAACCGGATGCGCGGGTGAAAGCCGTGTTGGGACATTTCGTATTTACCTATATCCATCCCTACATGGATGGGAACGGACGTGTGGGGCGTTTTCTGATGAACACGATGCTCGCATCGGGTGGGTACGACTGGGTGATTATTCCCGTAGAGAGATGTAAAGAATACATGTCAGCGCTCGAACAAGCGAGCGTTCAGGGTCAGATAGGACCTTTCACGAAATTTATCTCTTCGATATAG
- a CDS encoding DUF3945 domain-containing protein, whose amino-acid sequence MSEENQNQNQHPNQSPEQADPNYKETLLLYNERNGAVEAVSDLKQSGNQYKVTTTQPLTANKPAFYELRNSSAVAAFIKGFMSQENAKPFHFLKVAADKASEVTQSLLRLADNPKDSEGLKALYDHRVTSYQLEKVKFDTPDLKLQELKEMGIIVTPKELDAMKHGLPCTELHDVNLKVGNMPIVGQFALHPYKDQNGDVQVGLTSALPRPEFEREEYRMMFSTSEKEQLLAGKTPDRLYELPNPHTGEKEWCFATLNPATNRLVTIPKNEVPDLRYFNGVRLDDTQQNELALGGRVFVEGCSMRGSDITYSGKVGFDVLSNEYKMTDYQFSRPYISPQLDKQLDDRQRTALLSPEGLDCSKEKERPILGKNGRALNCILRIDPRSNGVVYDFSQQRRQEQQEKQEQKAEKAQEQAADQGRGRKR is encoded by the coding sequence ATGTCCGAAGAAAATCAGAATCAGAACCAACACCCCAACCAGTCCCCTGAGCAGGCTGATCCCAACTACAAGGAGACCTTGTTGCTTTACAACGAGAGGAACGGCGCCGTGGAGGCCGTCTCCGACCTCAAACAGAGCGGCAACCAATACAAGGTTACGACGACGCAGCCGCTCACGGCCAACAAACCTGCGTTCTACGAACTTCGCAACAGCTCCGCAGTCGCAGCCTTCATCAAGGGCTTCATGTCGCAGGAGAACGCCAAGCCCTTTCATTTTCTGAAAGTCGCTGCCGACAAGGCCAGCGAAGTCACACAATCGCTGCTGCGCCTTGCCGACAATCCCAAAGACTCCGAGGGCCTTAAAGCCCTTTACGATCATCGGGTCACCTCGTACCAGCTCGAAAAGGTCAAATTCGACACTCCGGATTTGAAGTTGCAGGAACTAAAAGAGATGGGCATCATCGTTACTCCCAAAGAGCTGGATGCCATGAAGCACGGCCTTCCGTGCACGGAACTGCATGACGTAAATCTCAAGGTCGGCAATATGCCCATTGTCGGACAGTTCGCCCTGCATCCCTACAAGGACCAGAACGGCGACGTGCAGGTCGGTCTGACTAGCGCCCTTCCGCGTCCGGAGTTCGAGCGCGAGGAATACCGGATGATGTTCTCCACGAGTGAGAAGGAGCAGCTGTTGGCCGGGAAAACGCCTGACCGGTTGTACGAACTTCCCAACCCGCATACGGGAGAGAAGGAGTGGTGCTTCGCCACGCTGAATCCGGCGACGAACCGCCTTGTCACCATCCCGAAAAACGAAGTTCCCGATCTGCGTTATTTCAACGGCGTGCGTCTGGATGATACGCAGCAGAACGAGCTGGCTCTGGGTGGCCGCGTCTTCGTCGAAGGCTGCTCCATGCGCGGCAGCGACATCACCTATTCGGGCAAAGTGGGCTTCGATGTCCTCTCGAACGAATACAAGATGACCGACTACCAGTTCAGCCGCCCCTATATCTCTCCGCAGCTCGACAAACAACTCGACGACCGTCAGCGCACGGCCCTGCTGAGCCCCGAAGGTCTGGACTGCTCGAAGGAGAAGGAGCGTCCCATTCTGGGCAAGAACGGCAGGGCACTGAACTGTATCCTGCGTATCGACCCCCGCTCGAACGGCGTCGTTTACGATTTCTCGCAGCAGCGCCGTCAGGAGCAGCAGGAAAAGCAGGAGCAGAAGGCCGAGAAAGCGCAGGAACAGGCTGCGGATCAGGGCCGTGGTCGCAAACGCTAA
- a CDS encoding FimB/Mfa2 family fimbrial subunit, protein MKKILFAAAAMAAALFASCDKNDETINSVIPEAADGARIAITLIGAGDTETRAFFDTTAKAEAWESSLSTLSVFAFDKGGTLIVRRDFTSAELASKSATFALPKSAAGTECSFYAVANYDASSAKTRAALTALVENSAAAYNGTFAEVSTAAKRSGGFVMSGSTTKTVGAVNTTTNIGITLKRTVAKVALQTTIDPSFSQKYGGSLTVNSVKLSKAASQSLVVAGTPTPGAMSYTHTQTLAAASGKYNALFYCFENGALAAGSRVLLEINATYDLDGNASTTDDRSEVTYSVELTGKAAGEILRNGYYRIAANITGLVGQDCVVTVTVADWETPVTQNVDLGA, encoded by the coding sequence ATGAAAAAGATTCTTTTTGCTGCGGCCGCCATGGCCGCCGCCCTGTTCGCCTCGTGCGACAAAAACGATGAAACGATCAATTCTGTGATACCCGAAGCTGCTGACGGCGCCCGGATCGCCATCACGCTCATCGGAGCCGGCGATACTGAAACCCGCGCGTTCTTCGACACGACGGCCAAGGCTGAAGCGTGGGAATCCTCGCTTTCGACGCTTTCGGTCTTCGCCTTCGACAAGGGCGGAACGCTCATCGTCCGCCGTGACTTCACCTCGGCGGAACTCGCTTCCAAGTCGGCGACCTTCGCACTTCCCAAGTCCGCGGCCGGCACCGAGTGCTCGTTCTACGCCGTAGCGAACTACGATGCTTCGTCGGCCAAGACCCGGGCGGCCCTTACGGCCCTCGTGGAAAACTCCGCTGCGGCCTACAACGGAACTTTCGCCGAGGTGTCCACCGCAGCCAAACGTTCTGGCGGCTTCGTGATGTCGGGCTCCACGACCAAGACCGTCGGGGCTGTGAACACCACTACGAACATCGGCATCACGCTCAAACGCACCGTCGCCAAGGTGGCTTTACAGACGACCATCGACCCTTCTTTCTCCCAGAAATACGGCGGTTCGCTTACCGTCAATTCCGTAAAACTCTCCAAAGCTGCCTCGCAGTCGCTCGTCGTGGCTGGGACACCGACGCCCGGGGCCATGAGCTACACGCATACCCAAACCCTCGCCGCGGCATCGGGTAAATACAACGCCCTGTTCTACTGCTTCGAGAACGGAGCTTTGGCTGCTGGAAGCCGCGTGCTGCTGGAAATCAACGCTACGTACGATCTGGACGGCAATGCCTCGACCACGGACGACCGCTCGGAGGTGACCTACTCGGTGGAGCTGACGGGCAAAGCTGCGGGCGAAATCCTCCGTAACGGCTACTACCGCATCGCGGCCAATATCACGGGGCTCGTAGGTCAGGATTGCGTTGTGACGGTCACCGTCGCCGACTGGGAGACGCCCGTAACGCAAAATGTCGATCTCGGAGCATAA